GCTGTTTTTTAGGCCTTTTCTGATTTTCTTCAAGATATGTATGTATTTTATTGACGACATCATCTGAAAGAGCTGATTTGGTTCTTTGTAGATTTCGAGTTGTAGGAAGGATCTCTTCGGCATTGCCGTTCTGGCAATCTTCTATTCTGTTCAGATATTTTGTAACGGTATTTCGAGAAATGCCCATGATATCTGCTACTTTTCTGTAAGATCCTGTTTCCTGATACAGCTGACGAATACGGTCAACATCTTCCATTGTTTTCACCTCCGTGAGTATGTTGTTAAAGGCAGTTTCAGTTACTGCCGGTGTTACTGAGGTGGATCAATTCTTAGTGAGCGTTTTCGTGAAAAGTGGATCAATTTTTAATGAGCGTTTACAATTTTTGAAAATGTTACCAAAAATAGCATCATTCTGGGCTTAAATTCTAAATGACTTTGGCATTATAAAAATAAAATTGATGTTTTGCATGCAAATATGCCTCAACTGTCAAATTCAATAACGATTATTTTTGATATTTTTGGGAATAATGCACTTCAAAAGACCAAGTGGCAAAGTCAGGTTAAAAAAATTCAAACTATTATTTTTGGTATGATTAAAGTCAGAATTAAAAAAGCTAAAATTAATACAATTAGAAATTATTTTTTTAAAATTACCGGAAAATTACTTTTGTGATGAATTTTTTCTTTTTAATACTCTGATTAAAACTGCATTTACTACAGGATCGCCTACAACAAAATATCTTTTAATAACTTGTCCATAAATTTCGACAACATCATTAACAGATGCATCTTCTGTTGGAGTGGTAAACATCTTCACTGAGATTTCTCCTGTTTTATCTGCAATAAGATACTGAGGTCTGTTTAATGACTTGAACAGAACTCTTTCAACAACTCCTTCAATTCTAACGATTTTGCCGACCATTGAAGGATTGATGTTTCTTATTTTTGTGTCATTTGCTTCGGCTTCATAAATCGGTGCCAGTACAGTGTATTGATCCTGGCTCATATAATTAAGAATGAGTGGAATTACGAACATTAACGCTACAAAGACCATTCCCATTAAAAAAAAGCCCCAGTCTCCACTTAACAAAAGATAGAAGACCATTGATAATGCAATCATTCCAACAACTATAATGTTAATTATTGAAATTCTGACATTTTTACCTTTAATTTTCATTTTAAAAATCACAAAAAATAGATGTTTATTTGTTCTCTATAATTTCCTGCCTGAATGAATAGTAATAAAGAACACCAACAAAGATCATTCCACCTACTATGTTACCAATAGTGACGACAATGATGTTTTGTGTCCACATTGTAACCCAGGTAAGATTTGCAACTTTTGTTCCAAGAACTGCCAGCTGATCCGCTGACAGGAATGGGGCTGTAAATAAACCTGCAGGAATAAAGAACATGTTTGCAACACAGTGCTCAAATCCTGATGCAACGAAAGCCATGATTGGGAACCATATTCCAACAATCTTTCCTATTGCATCATCTGCACAAATACCAAGAAGAATTGCAAGGTTAACTAACCAGTTACAACAAATTGCTTTGAGGAAACATGACCAGGTTGCCATAAGTCCTACATAACTTGTTTTTCCGGCTGCTATACTTACTGCTGTCATACCAAATGATGTAACTGTTGCTGCACCTGTTGCAGACCATGAAAGATAAGGTCCGTATGCAACAAAGTATGCAAATACA
The genomic region above belongs to Methanomicrobium antiquum and contains:
- a CDS encoding nucleotide-binding protein, encoding MKIKGKNVRISIINIIVVGMIALSMVFYLLLSGDWGFFLMGMVFVALMFVIPLILNYMSQDQYTVLAPIYEAEANDTKIRNINPSMVGKIVRIEGVVERVLFKSLNRPQYLIADKTGEISVKMFTTPTEDASVNDVVEIYGQVIKRYFVVGDPVVNAVLIRVLKRKNSSQK
- a CDS encoding formate/nitrite transporter family protein, translating into MVFHPPAVIIAKVGLAGKGKCGLPAWNMLLRGFMAGAYIAMGAALATVCSTGVADALGGGMAKLVLGAVFPVGLIIIVLTGAELFTGDAMFAPMAAMIHKTSWASVLNLWLWVYIGNLIGSIVFAYFVAYGPYLSWSATGAATVTSFGMTAVSIAAGKTSYVGLMATWSCFLKAICCNWLVNLAILLGICADDAIGKIVGIWFPIMAFVASGFEHCVANMFFIPAGLFTAPFLSADQLAVLGTKVANLTWVTMWTQNIIVVTIGNIVGGMIFVGVLYYYSFRQEIIENK
- a CDS encoding helix-turn-helix domain-containing protein, with translation MEDVDRIRQLYQETGSYRKVADIMGISRNTVTKYLNRIEDCQNGNAEEILPTTRNLQRTKSALSDDVVNKIHTYLEENQKRPKKQRLNAHQIYLILRYNGTEISYSTVKREVRKWKQNNVFKDICIGQDYESGYRA